One stretch of Mustelus asterias chromosome 21, sMusAst1.hap1.1, whole genome shotgun sequence DNA includes these proteins:
- the pdap1a gene encoding pdgfa associated protein 1a → MPRGGKRGHKGRAKQFTNPDEIDAQMKAEKEKTKDLPENASDPDSEGSEDEFEPKKKGVEGLIEIENPNRIVQKNKKITALDLNPPNRELSRREREEVEKQQARERYMKLHLEGKTEQARADLARLAIIRKQREDAAKKREVEKKGKEAKA, encoded by the exons GTAAACGAGGCCACAAGGGGAGGGCGAAGCAGTTTACAAACCCAGATGAGATTGATGCTCAGATGAAAGCAGAGAAAGAAAAG ACCAAagacctgccagaaaatgcaagtgaccCTGATTCCGAGGGCAGTGAAGATGAATTCGAG CCCAAGAAGAAAGGAGTTGAAGGTTTAATAGAAATCGAGAACCCCAACCGAATAGTACAAAAAAACAAGAAAATAACTGCTTTGGATCTCAACCCCCCTAACCGTGAGCTCAGCAGGCGAGAAAG GGAAGAAGTAGAGAAACAGCAAGCACGGGAGAGGTATATGAAACTCCACCTCGAAGGGAAGACTGAACAGGCGCGTGCTGACTTGGCACGACTCGCCATCATCCGGAAACAGAGGGAAGACGCGGCCAAGAAGAGAGAGGTTGAGAAGAAAG gaaAAGAAGCGAAAGCCTAG